Sequence from the Helianthus annuus cultivar XRQ/B chromosome 13, HanXRQr2.0-SUNRISE, whole genome shotgun sequence genome:
CCCAATAAGGCGAAGCTTCAAAGTAGTATTAGGATTCTCTTGGAAGCAATCTCTAACCATCCTATAAATTTTCACAAGCACATTGTTGGCATCCAACATTGCTTTGATTTGTTATATCAACTTATTATCAGTTTCGTCTGAAGAAGTTGATGAGGAAGCATCGTCTAAACACCTGTTTCATAAAATTGTCATAGTAAGTAAATATATAGTTAAAACAAATGTTATAAAAAAATTAAGTTTCTGCATGGTACCTAAAAACTGATTGCCTGTTTGCCAACTCATTTTCAGTATCGTATATGTATAACTGACAAACTTTAGGTTTCCCTCCGTTTTCTGGCACAAGACTACCAATAGCATGATAATTTTCACCACTAATTCTGTAGCAAAAAGGAGCATTACCAGTAGTAACGGTGTGGTCAACCTTACCACCCATTGACATAAACGCAAACATAGAATTGTAACGTCGAATGTTCTTCAAAAAGTGTCTGCTTTCGTTATCATTGGACATGAATAGACTTTTATAAAAAGGTGTCGCAGATTTGTAATCAGGTAATACAACTTTGGCATAACCACAACATAACATATGACATATTTTGCCACCCTCTTTTCTCCCGTTTCCTTTCTCTGCATCCCATAAGTTTGCATAACAAACTTCATAAGTAATAACTTGATCACCATGATCCAAATAATCTGTTAAAACATACAACATTAGAGTTATGTATACAACATTCATTAAAATAATAAGATATACATATTTATAAGTTTATATTTTTACATTATGTAGCATTACTTATAAACAAACCTACCCTGTAGAAACACCTTTATAAGGATCTCGTTCTACGGTTTCATCTGTGGTCAAGTCGATCATTGGTATAGGAGATGAAATACGTGGTTTGCATACCAACTTACGTTTCCCAGATGATAGCCTTGGCAAATTACAATTCAAAGATGATGTGCAGGTGGTTGATGTGATGCCATTTGAAATATTTATTCTAAAACCATTTGCTCTCGTTGTAAGATTGCTCGTAGTACAACTAATGTTACCTAGTACAATTAACAAAAAGCATAGTCAACATATCGatgcaaaacaatacaaacatAATAGAATATATAAACATGAAATTAATAAATTACTTACTTGTTACCATACTTGAGGGACTTGGAGTAACATTATTAGCCACATCAGGAGTGGATTCAAAATTGTGACAACCAATAACATTGACTATGTTATCCGATGTAACACCTATGGTAGTAGATCTTCTTTTGTCAATAATAGATCTAGGTAATCGCACGTTATCTGTATCCTTGTTTTGTAGAATTCGAGTCACCAATAGAAAATATTAAAGCACAAAAAATAAATTCATCGTCACGtatttatataaaatttaattcATACTAAACGTAATtgaaataatatataataaattaaacAAAAGTATAGCTTATAAAATAACATACCATCAGGTCAAACTGGACGATGTTGTGTAACACACGGAGTGGAAGTGGAATTAATATTGGTGGATACAATATTGAGGGATGACGATGTAGTTCCTCCATTTGATCTCTTATTATCCAAGTATAATTTCCTTCTATGAGAAGCCTTGTCTTGAGTAACAATTGGGAGGACAACTAACAGAAAATCGTATACAGATTCacaaaattataataaaaaaacaaaaacaaatcaaAATAGTTAGTTGTAAATCAAGAAAGGATAATTTtcattttgttataaaaatatatagCTAAAATAATACCATTGGTTATGCTTGATAAAGGTCTTCTGCCTCGTCGAACTTTGAAGagacataaataaaaaaaatggaagaatTAATAAACAATTCGAGCATAATAGTTAGCTAACTAAGTAGGCGTAAAAGAATCGAAATGGATAATGAAAGAATTAATGTTATACCGTTAACAATGTCGGTGGATGTGTTTCCATTTCGGTGAACTGcgcataaaaaaatatatatatactcaaATAGTTGTTAAAATAATTATCATGTGCTAGCTAATTTTAAAGTTATTGTTTTTTAGGAATGAGTAGGAAAAAAGTTGAAAAACTTTAAATAACTTACCATCCTGAGTGTTTTCTTTATCAATGTGAGTCAGTCTTTGGTCGTTTAGGCATTGCtggcaatttaaaaaaaaaaagtgttacAATAAAGAGTTGATATGTTGGATCACATGTTAAGTAATATTTAATCAATCTAGATTCAGTTATAAACTATAACTAACCATTATGGTGGTAATTGTGTACATCGATCTCTATTTTATACGGACTCATAAATCAAAAAATTTATGTCAACGGATATAAACAAAAAACGGTTACACACCAGTCTATATTAACAATGGAATGCATTAACATTAATGAACAAAAATAAATATGAAAAACATCataatttataaaaacaaaataaaaccaaaaaaatctTAAATAAAGTAAGTACTTGGGaacaataaaaacaaaacaaaaacaaattataTAAGTTCTAACTAAAAGGAGAAATAATAGTCTCTATAAATAACGCTCCGTTAACTCCATTAAATGTATCAACATCTTGTAAATATTCCAACTCTTCGCCCGTTAGTTTAACGGTAACCATATGTCCCCATTCACTCATTAAAATCCATGTGTTGTACTCCATTATATGTGGTTGGTGCCGCCTACTTTGGAAAGAAACTGTTTGAGAATTCTGAAAAGATAAAACCTTATGCCATACTTCACCATCGAGTTTGAAGAGTTCAACAATAAGCTCTTCAGGTTCGGAAACAACAAACATGTGAATCTTCCGGTTTAATGTGATAAGATGACCTTGGCTAGGAATAAGATCTTTACTCAAAGGAAAATTAATAAGTTTGAATGTTTCAGATAAAACATCAAAAGCAATTATAAACTTCTTTCCAATTACCCACCAAGATTGTGAAACAATGAAGTATACGGTCTTAGCGGATAGTGTTCCAACAGACCACGCATAAGAACTTGAACCAAAGTTAGTTGCATTCAAGAATTCGACATCTCTCGATATACCAAAACGTCGAGAATAGACACTTGCAAATACATTATTGTATCGACGTTTGATGTGGAGTACTTTAAGGTCGTTAGATTGATCGTAGTAGATAGCGCCAGTATCATATTCGTGATCGTATCCATGTTTAGGGTAGTCATCAGATAAAATAGTATACCAATTAGTAGTTGGATTCCAAAGGATAAGTTTACTAATACAGTTTTCCATGAAAACTAATAAAAGTACGTCGAGAGAAGAAAGAAAACATAATGATAGTGGTGGAGTCTCGAAAGGAAAAGATATACTTTTCGTTGAACCAAATTCAATCTTGCCACAGATTACGTTATCAACATCTATTGACATATCATTCAAAGATATTAGCTTCCGATTTTTAGCTTTATTAAGGCATACACAATGCAACATGACAAACTGATTAGTTGATAATTCCGCACACCATGCTTTACTAACACATTTGAATTGACAAATTGATTTTGAAGGGAGCCTAGACAAAACTTCCACGACTAAGGTGTCAAAATCAATAGCTTCCATGATTTGAACTACATCGgaagaaaaaaaatatgaaatacatAACGATGATGaattgtgtgtgtgtatatatatatatatatatattaatataaagATACATTCTAAACCAAGCATGTATGTTAAGTGAATGTTAATATGCAAAAACAACTATTGTGAAAAAAACATATAAGTTCAAATAAAATGAAAAATCATTAGCataacaataaattcaaatacaAACTAAACAAACTAACCGAGTTCAAAGGTTGAATCACCAGGAGCAAATTAGCACCGGAAGAAACGTGTTTTGATAAATTCTTATTGAATCAGCCAATAAGAAATGAAATGGTGATATAGAGCTAACAAATTGAAACCAACTCTATATCAATATATAGAGATAGATGCtacaaaaaaatgaaaatatatttATGTACACTTTTGGAAGTGATTAAATTGTAATATAGATTTCCATAAATAAATTTACATACCTTATATTCAAGATTTTTTTTAAGGAAAATGAGATTGATCACATCTTTCAAATTAAATAAGAAAATTGTATTGCGAAAATATGAAGATTGTAACTACTTATTAAAATAGACATATCAAACACTAACACCATTGAACCTATTACAAAATAAGTTATTTGTACCATTACAAAACATGTACATAAACTAAACCATAGTAAAGTAAGCAAAGTTTTCATGTCCATCAACCCAACCGCCAAAATATATCTATTTAAAAGACTAACAAACAACTTACCAAACCATAGCTGTTTTAAACAAAATGTATACCAGTCTTCCTTAGATCGAGGTTACATCATTCAACACAATCTTCCTCTGTgaagttgtaacacctcgaaattttgtgtccaataaataaatgacacgtgtcgcatacgacaaaaataatataaacccggatttaattaagatatgtggtaggattttcgaatatgtcgacatgttaattttatacctctgagcgacttcgtcattataaatcccgagaccctaagcaaaattaataagcatctaatatgtcttaatccggtaattactaataatcaaaaggatccaaGTTACTAATCTAAATCCTAAGAAAATAATGCAATgcaaataattatttataagcCCATCCTTGTGCAAACCCATGATGCATTGATACTGACCAAGCATGGGTTAAGAAGAGCCTCATACTGACTGGTTCCAAACACAAAAATTATTTATTGCAAGTTGACCATTCAATgcttgaaaggttaatttttttgccTCTGTTaagcgcttacggaccgtaagagtcctgccttacggaccgtaagggggtgaaggggtaaaaatgtttccgccataggcttacggaccgcaagggccatgccatacggtccgtaagcgacgcccagcgacagaaagttggctgttggctgttttaagcggtaaaacattaatgCAAAGATTTTccagagatatgggcgacccctaatcatctcCTAGCACAAAGGGACAGTTGTTGGTCATCAAGGAGCACTTGTAggccttgttgtgatgatcttaatgatcttcattgcctataaaaggccacattgtggcaacaagttcctcacaccttcatctgcatttgaggaccacttctggagctcaacttcctctcaagtgttccctaatcaagcttaggacttcagtaagtgttctaATCCTTTCTAAATtgagtttagcttagttatttagctaaaagtcaaaccgtcgtaattacggtttgacttcgagattagtcaacaatggctcagtcatatctcgaattaaaagtagttataagttggtatttatgtgggtaataaacccttaagagggttccccctgatcaccactctaactaggttaAAAGTCGGGTCAAACGTgtaattaaaaagtcaacagaaggtttaaaaatgcgatttatgcatgattaacaatgtagaacacttataacctgttttatcattaatataacttggtaactagtgtaaggacatgtctaaacatgttcaacctgACAATTTACTATaaagacccggttcggaaccgaaagtcacatagtttgactttcactttgactttcagttctgacccgttaaggTATGTTTCAAAAATACCATAGAGCCTTATTTGGACCAGGTTACAtgctagtataaccctctgtgattatacacctCGGATCATTAGTTATCAAATTAATATGAATGATTCCGTTAATtacccatatgttgaccattatgcccttattgccttaaaacgtgatttttggaaatgtaaaagtgtagaaactttaattactgatatataaacgtgtatgcaaagtttgacatcaatttgaattgtagattaagagttatgctcattatcgcaaaatgaatgctttatgttaataaaatggcgtaattagcgtatagcctagttaagcctacttttaggtatcaaacttaatacccactgatgtaatatattattttgggatttttaaatatttttaattaattttagactgagcataactagtagtcgtaggcttaatccggtaattatcggttttgcccttacggaccataaaatgagttttacatatctaaacgacttcaaaccttttgctactaatcacatatgataaatagattattttaagccttctgggaatataaaaatatcagatttaagtatcgaacccggaaatggcctttaatcgccttattaagcgtttttaacgcaaagTATGTAACAAAATTATATTGGACATACCcaggttgatacctactgatataagaggcaaattacaatattttaacagtaagcaaaggttgATAAACTCGGACTCcagttttgagcttttcggcttatgtgaaattaccaaaatacccctacggggcatagtttggttaaATTTGATAAATTTCGCATATATGCTTtaacctactgatataacttagcaAATTATGTATTATTgctgattacatcagacctgtaactcgGGTTGTtacttaaactcttttataaacttttaaaagaccaaactacccctacggggcctagtttgtgtttaaacatgtttcgggcataatgaaaggcatcttactgatgtcacaacatattcgAGGCATAATTAACTTAGGGGACCTGTCTATAGCTCTCATGAATACCCGTCACGCTtattacgcgtacggttcgggttatgtaacaagtttacataaattagccgagacgggtcaaaccttaacggttttatctcaaaatccagaatatgaataataaacccatattgaacaagtcttcaaacttgtcgggtctaaatcacattctatccggtcttcgcttaatcgtgcgtacgaaccgtatctttgaaactagccggtgtaagcttaagcttaattaaaagacccgttaggattctaataggttattataaaaccttcgttccagattaggaggaccagtaaaagctacttgcaattTGCTTATTGTGAtatatactttgctcaggtaaatacttttaacttattttccgttatacgggcttgggttacagtatatagtataccgcttgatcgggcatcaaattctccaccgcttgagtgggtaattgaataaatttgatcggctcgtttaaacagtcttgttacttaaaagcctttggggggttaatgaccatgtcccggatatccctggcatcattttacgaaatggccacgacctaagcgcggagtgtaggcgtacactcgtcagtgcataaatagatcgctgtggtgtgtctattgatctttaacccggacttgatccgggctactgaacgcataaggaacatgtaattcgttcacaagattatatatttaaataattctcccaagttataaaagagtttgtgccttgtgcattcaaatcaattttaataaacatttttacaaaagtgtcggttgaatgtatttactagtgtaaactgacgtattttcccaaaaagactaaatgcaggtactatgcgtaattggctggatattctccttagcatcataaagagtctcgcaagcttaagacgcctttgtctgttgaacaacacttatttttatttgatcccctgtggatacattttcgactattcgtaatactttgatattgcgaacaatggttgaaatataattatctttatgcttccgttgtgcattcatatattgtgtggtttgactatattgttgccaactacgtcacggtaatcccccaccggacccaccggtgagacacgtggaaattggggtgtgacaggttggtatcagagccaacactgagttaattaaacactagcctttgtgtttaatctcagttacacaattgcacattcttgagtctagacaagaacataggacaaattcgaattgttattccagtttgtctttttattgtttattgttacttaaagttttgaaagcaggaaatatgccaccagcaatcagacgaggaagaggaggaagaggcaagggaacgatcattactcacaatgatcacgaggctggaccttcgaacatgcaagctccttccagtacaaggagtgaagaaccacagagacgaagaagaaacctctttgaacctgcgagacattctacctcgcatagctcaacaccctcataccgtcattcatttggaccagattcggaaaacaatcccaataaccctcaaccatcctttatacccctccagcgatctgctttgcaccgttcttatggcgatccttcacctttcttcgtaggacagtttaacccggcggattatgtccaagaaccaatagggtataaccctttaggaccggaggatcacttttctgaagataatgccgtggatatggacgaggatacagatcccgtcgagcctgcacggggtactcccaaccatccaatcgagatttctgatgggtcatcctttcacggaacaccctatcaaggtcccgacagctaccaggcgaggtttgaccaatgtaattggtacttcacaccatctcatcatttctcgcctcatgaccaacagcaacaacaggatccctctgaggattcgcggttcgtggcagttacgccaccgccaccgccaccggttcaaccagtaattccagacccgccaaggcgtagaagatcaggcgctcggatgtccacccgagtaggggaattccacttcagcacccctcgccactcgagtacgagtcactttccgtcagtgcctgaagaagaacccaattaggggaaccttctggtcaccctgcagaagtgaattctgcaccagttgcaccacctccgccacctttcggatatgacaatccgataccagcgtacggcggttccaccgcgtacaatccgtttgagcagccgacttacacacactacaactataactatgatgccgatccatacgtggtagcggcaaattacaatgccctccatggaacctcttggagaccagattactcagctcatgggtatccaatacctcctagacctccggttcagcaaccgtcgcagcagccacgtttttctccaccggagcaagaagaaatactccaccgtttaaaccgtgtggaacgagacttcgaacaagaacgcaagagtaatcgtggatttctcaagggcctagcaaacctactaaaagggaggaagaaacgagatcattagtctccttatgtattgttgtatttacaatttagtccctgagTGGACATTTATTgaatttcagtccctacgtggacttatctttgaGTCCcggcgcggacatctatcttgtatcggtccctgcgtggacttgtttttctataaacctctgcgtaggtatttatttatttaaaaaggtcccgtttagggcagcatgtaatcatatttgaaatttatggaatgttatgttataaatttcatttttattattattatatatgaaataaataaaaaaaaatcattccttttaaattcaAATCttcctaaataaagaatcttaagagtgaaacctagccaggtgtctttataagatccggccaagatggtaagacctgattaaaagattccaagttaacctctgtaatcatgttaaaagattcagattccaagttaacctctgtaatcatgttaacgttcatggcagatgcgattcgttaaaatcgcacgcgtcattcttatataagaatccttttaaggattccaaaacccaaattaatgatttgtaaatcatgggttaaatcgtcaataaagatgatcattattaaacatccattagcgatgtagtgcctacgggccaaatttattaaacatccattagtgatgtagtgcctacgggccataattattgtcatataagacaaaaagcagtggtagtctatgactccctgtcagaaaaggtaaaaggactacggttcaagcCTTCATGCTTGGATTCTCTGAAATCCCGGCTAATactataaaaacgtcctcgtgactaggcttttatgccactaacaatattgtttgtaaataggataaattatgttcaaatcctaaataaaagtgagtaacaaattaaccagatatggtctctgtttaccatggttaatgaattgccataaaagacaattccataataaactcctaaataaaatttttcgttatcttctgtagcagattcaagttaccatggctgatccaagtggggagaatagtcattcgaaagaagacgaatacgataacgcccaggttcatttgacgggcgctgaattaaaagctcttgtcgacaatgtTGTTAAGGCAGCCCTGGTTCGATAATACGAAGAATATACTGAATCCCGGAgtagaaccatatctaaaccacactcaaagccgaaaacccactcaaaatctcataGCAAACCCCCGTctaagcccaaaaaggacgatgataatcactcatccaatgaaaacagtgtccgtccagaaagagtgtatactgatgcgtctcgcgccaggggctgtacctacaagtattttgtatcttgtaaaccccgagacttcactggggagaaaggcgcggttgattgcatgacgtggctagacgagatggacaccgtggtggacatcagtggttgcgcagagaaagatgtggtaaagtttgtttcacaatcattcaagggcgaggccctggcttggtggaggtctttggttcaggcctcgggaaaggctgttctatacagcatgacatgggaggaattcatttctctcatcaaagagaattactgccctcaacatgaggttgaaaagattgagaccgactttctatcgttggttatgacgaaccttgactgtcaagcttacctcacgagcttcaacacgatgtcccggttggttccgtatctggtaaccccggagccaaagagaatagctcattttatcggtggtttagcccccgaaataaaggcaagcgtaaaggcctctcggccagcgacctttagatctgtagccgacatatctttgtcccttactcttgatgcggtccgacaaagatcgctgaggaacaaagaggctaagaagagaaagcgtgaagatgatacttcacgaaggtcgggcaagaagcaccgtggaaacggtgacaacaagagagggtctgagtcaaggaaggatgggcaacaatctggtgagaagcccaagtgcaaaaattgcaagagacatcactttggaaagtgtagactcgaatcaaactcgcagactcagtcaaagtcgtatgcttgcgggttatgcaagtccaaggaccacaagactgtggattgcaaaaagataaaggatgcaacctgctacggctgcaacgagaaagggcacattaaaagcaactgccctaaatatgccaagaagcctgaagaagccaagaagaccaatgcaagagtcttcaggatggaggcgaaagaggcagtgctagatgataacgtgatcacaggtacttttctcgtaaatgatatctttgcaagagtactttttgattcgggcgctgataagtctttcgtagatcataaattttgcaaattgctaaatatgcctgtcaaaaccttaaatgtgaactacgaggtagagctagaagatggcaccatagaaaccgtctccactgtgttagatggatgtgtgatatccgttaagaaccactcttttcctctatctctacttccctttaaattggctggttttgacctagtattgggtatggactggttatctcacaaccaggcccaaatcgtctgcaacagaaagcatgtggtgataaagactccgtctggtgaatcgcttaccattcggggagatacccagtacggattgcctgagcaagtgactatgctcaaggcttcaaaatgtctaaagaagggttgtgtcatctacatggcacaggtgattattgaagagcctaaaccgaagatagaagacattcccgtcattccggaatatccagaagttttccctgaagatctacctggtttgccaccagataggcaagtggaattcaggatcgatatcatccctggagcagcacctattgctagagcaccttacaggctagcaccaaccgaaatgaaggagttgaggacccagctggatgaacttgtaggaccggtttttacgCCGTTCGATTgtgtaacgaacgtttcacgtgcggaatccgtgaacgaacgtgatcgaacacacgataacgtactacttttgattccattgctaaatttgacgtgtacggtacaagaatcacaaatatacaactttctctctctactttctctctctagaaagtcttctcctccaagtctcCTTCTAAACTCTTTCAGAACtaactaaactagtgacataatcccctatttatatggtcaaggctatttaatgaaagttcacattaattacaagtttgccaccttgccatttctaactaaatatgacattatgcgcttgattccttccggcttctcactacgactcggattgacgaaggcgatagacaataaatgcatcaacaatctcccccttggatattgtcgtagtcaatccgtagtgaaactcgtagtggctttgtctttctctctctcttgaatcttcttcttgcttgaacagaatcccggtggatctgtcttcagcttccattgctctctttcttcagactcttcaggctccccctttcgtcaagcttccgtgcttttgggatcgacaccttgctttccgaATACAAGCTCCTTTTGCGttaagctcgtcttcagactcccccttagtctcagctgtcgggatcgtagtctggcttttcgtagcaacaaattcaaaaacctgcacatctcaacctctctattacaaaccaataaatTTGTGATTCAACtcaatgaatcaactaaacatttgagaattatATTACATTTAAAACTGattaaaaatttgaaacattccaatttctaattcaaattaatgtatcatcttaaacatttcaaatcaattaaccaacctgtctgttcatcatgtttagcctttgagattttgaatgtcagctctccaacatcagttgtcgaaaatctttttggatttttcaaaatatgaaacatgaatgcaataacagaaattaaatgcagaaatgaaatatgtacaaacatatttttgtgagtttgt
This genomic interval carries:
- the LOC110900886 gene encoding F-box protein At1g11270-like; the protein is MEAIDFDTLVVEVLSRLPSKSICQFKCVSKAWCAELSTNQFVMLHCVCLNKAKNRKLISLNDMSIDVDNVICGKIEFGSTKSISFPFETPPLSLCFLSSLDVLLLVFMENCISKLILWNPTTNWYTILSDDYPKHGYDHEYDTGAIYYDQSNDLKVLHIKRRYNNVFASVYSRRFGISRDVEFLNATNFGSSSYAWSVGTLSAKTVYFIVSQSWWVIGKKFIIAFDVLSETFKLINFPLSKDLIPSQGHLITLNRKIHMFVVSEPEELIVELFKLDGEVWHKVLSFQNSQTVSFQSRRHQPHIMEYNTWILMSEWGHMVTVKLTGEELEYLQDVDTFNGVNGALFIETIISPFS